The genomic window TCTAAAAAGTGTTTTAAAATCAAAATAGTTCTTTTGGGGTAAACAAATGTAAAAAAAATATAATACAAAAACACGGTATACACAATCCGGTTATTTATAAAAAAGTAATTTTATTTTTTTTAAATAAGCTTTTATAGTCTGTGTTTATATGACAATTTACTTTTATATGAAAAAAGTCGTGTTATTTTATAAGAGGGTTTTCTGATTTTTCCATAAAAAGTTTGATTGTACTTAATTATTTTAGTTGACATTACAACTTCATTTTGTTATTATTCTACATAACACGAAAAACAATGGGAATAAACGAAAAGGAGGAAGAAAAATGATAATAGCCTACACTATTTCAATATCTCTGCTGCTATCTCTGCTGCTGGTACTACTGCTAGTCCTAAACCAACAAAGTAGAATAGAGATAAACAGTGTTAGGAGCTTAAGTCATTTATCTCCGGCCCTTTTAAACAGAGGGTTTGTTTCGTTATAACCATATACAGGGTTTGATGAATGGGGAAATTTGAGTATTGGGGATTATTAAGCAGCCTACTAGGCTGCTTTTTTTATACAGTTTCAGAAGAAAAAAGGGGGAAAAATGAGAAAAGTTAAGATTTTTGACACAACTCTTAGGGATGGAGAGCAAACACCAGGAGTCAACCTTTCAATCGAGGAAAAATTAACGATTGCAAAAAATTTAGAGGATTTGAATGTGGACATTATAGAGGCTGGATTTGCTATTGCATCAGAAGCTGATTTTGAAGCAATAAGAGAAGTGGCTAGGACAATAAAAAAATGTAAAATTGCTTCTCTAGCTAGAGCAACTGTAAATGATATAGATAGAGCATGGGATGCAGTGAAAGAAGCAAAATATCCAAGAATACATACTTTTATTGCTACTTCTGATATTCACATGAAATATAAACTTAAAATGACAGAAGACGAGGTGTACAACCAGGCTGTAGAGATGGTAAAATATGCGAAATCAAAGGGGTGCGAAGTTCAGTTTTCGTGTGAGGATGCTTCAAGAACCAGACCTGAGTTTCTTTACAGAGTTTTAGAAGGGGTAATCGATGCAGGAGCTATAGTTGTAAATATCCCGGATACAGTAGGATTTACATATCCTGAGGAGTTCTACGAGATCATTAAGGGTATAAAAGACAACGTACCTAATATAGATAAGGCTGAAATCGCAGTTCATTGCCATAATGATCTCGGACTGGCTACGGCCAATGCTCTAGCTGCAATCCGTGCAGGTGCATCACAGATAGAGTGCACCGTAAACGGTCTAGGAGAGAGAGCTGGAAATACCGCAATAGAAGAGCTTGCCATGACGTTGAAGGTAAGACCTGAAGGTTATGGCGCTGAATGCGGAATAAATCACAGCAAAATTTATCACGTCAGTAAGACAGTGAGCAAACTCACAGGTGTGGATATCCAGCCAAACAAGGCTGTAGTGGGAGACAATGCTTTTGCTCATGAATCTGGGATACATCAGCATGGAGTCTTAGAGAATAGCAGTACTTATGAGATTATGACTCCAGAAAGTATAGGAAGAAATAAAAATAAGCTTGTCTTTGGAAAACATTCTGGGAAACATGCTTTTAAAGATAAACTGGTTGAACTTGGATATGAATTATCTGAAGAGAAAATAGATGATATTTTCAAAAAGTTTAAAAAACTTACAGATATCAAGAAGGAAATTCTGGATGAGGACATTGAATCTCTAGCCCTTGGAGGACTTAGAACAGTTGAAAAGTCCTATGATCTTACAAGTTTTAATATAATAAGAGTACCTGGACACGCCACTCAGGCAGAGGTGAAGATGGTTGCTAAGAGCGAAATAAGAACAGCAACAGCAGAGGGCGATGGACCGGTAAGTGCCGTGTATAACGCCATCAACACAATTACAGGGTGCAAAGACTGTACGCTGAAAGACTATTCTATAAAGAGTATAACAAGTGCTTCTGATGCTCAGGGTGAGGCAAGGGTAGAAGTGGAAATAGATGGCAAAGTGTATATCGGTAAAGGGATTAAGACTGACATAATTGAGGCGAGTGCAATAGCCTATATAGATGCAATAAATAGAAGCTTAATACATGTAAAAAAATAGGGGGGAAAACTGTGGGAATGACAATTGTTGAAAAGATTCTTGCTAAAAAATCAAACAGAGAAAAAGTGACTCCAGGTGAAAACATTTGGGTAGATGTTGACAACCTGCTTACCCATGACGTTTGCGGTCCTGGAGCAGCATCCATATTCAAACGTGAATTTGGTGAAGGTGCCAAGGTTTGGGACAAAGAAAAAGTGGTTTTAATACCTGATCACTATATTTTTACAAAAGATAAATACGCAATGAGAAATCTTGAAATAGTAAAAGAATTTGCAAAAGAACAGGATCTAAAATATTACTATGAGCCCTTTACATCAGATTATAAAGGTGTGTGTCATATAGCCTTTGCTGAAGAGGGACATGCAATGCCAGGAAAAGTAATGTTCGGGACAGATTCTCACACATGTACTGCAGGAGCTTTTGGACAGTTTGCCACAGGAATAGGAAATACAGACGCTGGATTTATATTGGGAACTGGAAGACTTTGGGTAAAGGTTCCTGAGACTATAAGATTTACCTTCAATGGTAAATTCCCTAAATATGTAATGGGAAAGGACATTGTCCTTCAGACTATAGGGGATATCGGATTTGACGGTGCAACTTACTGCTGTATGCAGTATGACGGTGATGCTATAAGCGATCTGAATATGGATGAAAGAATGACTATCTGCAACATGGCTATAGAGGCTGGAGGTAAATGCGGTATAATCGAACCTGACCAGACAACGATAGACTACGTAAGAGCTAGAACAGAGGCACCTTTTGAAGTATATCACTCAGATGCAGATGCAAAGTATAAAAGTGAGCATATCTATAATGCAGCGGAGATGGAGCCTGTAGTAGCTCAACCTTATTCACCTGCAAATGTTGAAAAGGCAAAAAATTTGGAAGATGTAAAAATAACAAGATCTTATATAGGATCTTGTACAGGAGGGAAGACTACAGATTTCTATGCAGCAGCTGAGATACTTAAAGGCAGAAAAACGGTGGTAGACACATTTATAGTTCCTGCTACAACCCAGGTGGAAAAAGATCTGAAAAAGATAAAAATTGGTGATGAGACACTTATGGAAATATTGGAAAAAGCTGGATGCCTCATAGGACCTCCGTCGTGTGGAGCATGTCTTGGAGGACCTGAAGATACTTTCGGAAGAACGCATTCAGATGAAGTAGTTATCTCCACTACAAACAGAAACTTCCACGGAAGAATGGGATCGATGGAATCAAAGGTATACCTTGCATCACCATATACAGCGGCAGCATCTGCTGTTACAGGTTATATTACAGATCCGAGAAAGTTCATGGAGGGGAAATAAGAGATGAGTGATATTATAAGAGGAAAAGTTTATGTATTAGGAGACGATATAGATACAGATCAGATAATTCCGGCATCACATCTTGTATACAGGGTAGATGATCCTGAGGAATCTAAACTTTACGGTAAATACGCACTTTCCGGACTTCCTACAGAGATAAAGAAGGCTAGCCCTTTTGTAAAAGAGGGAGAGTTTACAAGTGAGTACACGGTAGTTATAGCAGGGAAAAACTTCGGGTGCGGATCTTCTAGGGAGCATGCTCCTCTGTGTCTTGAAAAGGCAGGTGTCAAAGCAGTAATAGCCGAGAGTTATGCCAGAATCTTTTATAGAAACGCCATTGACGGAGCATTTTTGATACCATACGAATCTGAAGCTAAAATATTTGATAAGTTCTCTACAGGGGATGAGATAGAACTAGACGGAGACAGGAGCACAATAAAGAATGTAACAACAGGGGAGAAGTTCTCTCTGAAATCTATAGGTGATGCCTACGAAATAGTAAAAGCCGGGGGGATATTTAAGTATGCAAAAAACAAAATGTAATGAAATAAAAACATATAAAATAGCACTTTTACCTGGAGACTATATAGGGGAAGAGATAACTTCAGGGGCAGTAAAGGTAATGAAGAGAGTAGGGAAGGCCTATGGGGTAGACCTCCAGTTTACAAGAGGGGCTATAGGGGGAGCAGGGCTTGATGAAGCTGGGCATCCTTTTCCAGAAGCGACGAAAAAAATATGCAGAGAAAGTGATGCAGTATTTTTAGGAGCTGTAGGTGGACCTAAGTGGGATAACGTGGCCTCGAACTTGAGACCTGAAAGAGGACTTCTTGAAATCCGTAAGGAGCTAGGGGTTTTTGCAAACTTAAGACCTGTAAAAATTCACAGTTCTTTGAGGGATAAAAGTCCACTGAAAGAGAGTATTATCGGAGAAAACTTAGACATACTAATAGTGAGAGAGCTTATAGGCGGAATCTACTTTGGACAGAAAGGCAGAGATGGAGACAAAGCTTATGATGTAATGGCTTATTCTGTGGGAGAGGTAGAAAGAATCGCTGAAATAGCATTTCAAGTCGCCTCAAAAAGAGATAAAAGAGTGACAAGTGTGGACAAGGCAAACGTACTCGAAAGCTCTAAGCTATGGAGAGAAACCGTAGAAAAAGTGGCAAAAAAATACCCAGATATAGAGCTTACTCATCTATATGTAGACAATGCAGCTATGCAGCTTGTAATTAACCCTAAACAGTTTGACGTGATACTTACAAGCAACATGTTTGGTGATATATTATCAGATGAAGCCAGTGTAATATCTGGTTCTATCGGGATGCTGCCTTCTGCAAGCCTTGGAAAAGGGATAGGGCTCTTTGAACCTATCCACGGTTCGGCGCCTGATATAGCCGGGCAGGATAAGGTTAACCCTATGGCGACCATATTATCTGGGGCTATGATGCTAAGACACTCTTTTGAAATGGAGGAAGCTGCAAAAATTATAGAAAAAGCCGTGGAAGCAGTACTTGAAAAAGGGTATAGAACCGGTGACATCTATAGTGGAACTGAAAAACTCGTAGGAACAAAAGAGGTTGTTGGGAAGATAATGGAAGAGGTAGAGAATCTTCTTAAAAAATAGCAAAACTTTTAATAATTATGGGTAGTTCATTTTGATAAAGGGAAGGGGAATTTATGAAAAGTGATGTAGTTAAAAAAGGAGTGGCAAGGTCGCCACACAGAAGTCTTTTAAAGGCACTAGGTCTTACAGAGAGAGAAATTCAGGCTCCGTTTATAGGGGTTGTAGGTTCTTTTAATGAATTGGTACCGGGACATGTACACCTTAAAACAATAATAGATTCGGTAAAAAGTGGAATAAGAATGGGTGGAGGAGTTCCTTTTGAGTTTTCCACAATTGCAGTGTGTGATGGCTTGGCTATGAATAATGACGCCATGAGATACTCACTACCTTCTAGAAACATAATAGCTGATACTATAGAGGTTCAGGTAAGGGGTGCAGCCCTAGATGCACTGGTTTTTATACCAAATTGTGACAAGGTAGTTCCAGGGATGCTTATGGCTGCAGCAAGGCTGAATATACCGGCTATATTTATAAGTGGGGGACCTATGCTTGCAGGAGTTCACAAAGGGAAAAAAATTGCCCTTAGTGATGTGTTTGAATATGTAGGAAAGTATCAGGCAGGAGAGATCTCAGAAGACGAGTTGACTGAAATAGAAGGAAAGGCCTGTCCTACTTGTGGTTCATGTGCAGGGATGTACACTGCAAATACAATGAACTGTCTCACAGAGGCTCTAGGGATGGCACTACCTGGAAACGGAACAGTCCCAGCTGTATTTTCAAAAAGAATGGAAATGGCAAAAGAAGCTGGAATGAGAGTGGTGGAACTCTTGAAGGAAGGATTGAAGCCGAGAGACGTGATGACAAAAAAGGCATTTATGAATGCTGTAAGAGTGGATATGGCATTAGGTGGATCGACAAATACAGTTCTTCATCTTCTTGCCATTGCTAATGATGCAGGTGTAGAACTAACCTTAGATGATTTTGATGAAATAAGTAAGAGGGTACCACAGATATCAAAACTGTCCCCGGCAGGAAACCATTTTATAGAGGACCTTGACCGTGCAGGAGGGGTACACGCTGTAATGAGAGAGTTAATAGACGGCGGAATTGTAGAGGATGAGACAACTGTCAACGGAAACTTAGCGGAAGTACTGAAAAAACACAGAGTAACCGACAAAGAGGTAATAAGAGAACTTGTCAATCCTTATACAAAACGAGGAGGACTTACTGTTCTAAAAGGAAATATAGCACCTCTTGGAGCAGTTGTAAAATCAGGTGGAGTTGTGGAAGAGATGAAAGTTCATAATGGACCTGCAAGAGTATTTAACAGTGAGGAAGATACGGTGGCGGCTTTAATGAATGGCAAGATAAAAAACGGAGACGTAATTGTCATAAGGTATGAAGGCCCAAAGGGAGGACCTGGAATGAGAGAAATGCTTACTCCGACCTCTATACTAGTAGGACTAGGTCTAGATAAAACAGTGGCCCTTATAACTGATGGTAGATTCTCAGGAGCCACAAGAGGAGCTGCTATAGGGCACGTATCTCCTGAAGCGGCAGAGAGAGGACCTATAGCCCTTATCGAAGAAGGGGATATGATCAAGATAGATATAAATAATGGTACCCTTGATTTTGTAGTAGATGAAAAAGAACTCGAAAAGAGAAAAGAGAAACTGGTTTTAGTTGAGAAGGAGGCCAGTGGATATTTGAAAAAATATTCTGATAAAGTATTATCGGCGTACAGCGGAGCTATAGAGGGGTAGTCGGACAATAGATAGAGGGGGTGTGCAGTAGAGATGAAAGGAGCACAGATTCTATTAGAGACTCTGAAACACTTGGGGATAAAAGAAATTTTCGGATATCCAGGAGGAGCAGTACTTTCTATTTTTGACGCTCTTCGGGAGGATGAAGATATAAGGTTTATTCTTCCGAGACATGAGCAGGGAGCATCTCATGCAGCAGATGCTTCAGGAAGATTGACAGGGATCCCTGGGGTATGCTTGGCCACTTCGGGACCGGGAGCTACCAATCTGGTTACAGGAATAATGACTGCCTACATGGATTCCTCGCCTATGATCGCCATAACAGGTCAGGTGTCTAGATCTAACAAGGGGAAGGATGTATTCCAGGAAGTGGATATTGTAGGTGTTACTCTTCCAATAACAAAACATAATTACAGCGTGGAATCACTTGAGGAACTACCTGTGATATTAAAAGAGGCATTTCATATCGCCACTACAGGAAGACCTGGACCTGTTCTCATTGACCTTCCTGCAGACATTCAAAATGAAGATATGACAGAGGAAAGGTTCAGAATACTGTTAAATCAGGAATTAGAGCTGTTTCCATCGCTCCATATACCAAAGCTGGATATGTCAAAAGTTAAGGAGGCGATAGAGCTTCTGAAAATGTCTAAAAGACCTCTCATTATTTCAGGGGCAGGTGTTATAAGAAGTGATGCAGCAGATGAACTATATGAATTTGCAACAAAAAATAACATTCCAGTAACCTCTTCACTCTTGGGATTAGGAGGTTTTCCAGGAGACAGCAAACTTTTCCTAGGAATGGGAGGGGTACATGGGAGTATAGCTACAAATATCATAATTCAGGAAGCTGATTTTGTGCTAGCTGTTGGAACAAGACTGGACAACAGACTTACTTGTGACGCAGATGGATTTTTAGATCAGGCTAAAGTGGTTCATATAGATATAGACCCTGCTGAAAACAAAAAAATAATTGTTGCTGATGTATTTATCCAGGGGGATGCAAAAGAGGCCTTGAACAAAATGTCAGAGCTTAGTGAAGGGAAAAAAGAGCAGCTCTGGCTAGACAGGGTAGATGAGCTGAGAGGTAAATATTCACCTACAAAATTTAGTGAGAAATACTCTTTGGAGCCTAGAAGAATTTTTGAAATTCTGAGTGAAAAGACCGATGAAAATGCTATAATAACTACAGATGTAGGGCAACATCAGATGTGGGTGGCTCAATACTACAAGTTTAGAAAACCCAAAACTTTTATAACTTCAGGTGGGGCAGGAGCCATGGGATTTGGGATTCCTGCAGCTATAGCAGCAAAAATAAAAAGACCGGATACCACGGTGATCTCTGTGGTAGGAGACGGTGGGTTTCAGATGTGTGTAGGGGAGATAATAATGCTTAAGCAGTACAAACTTCCCGTAAAGATACTCATTATAAACAACAGCACCTTGGGAATGGTAAAGCAGCTTCAGGACACTTTCAAAGGCGGAAAGCACTTTGGGGTGTATCTAGATGTCAATCCTGACTTCATAGATATAGCAAAGGCCTACGGTCTAAAAGGTGTGAGGGTTACAAATGAAGAGGAGCTTGTGAGGGCTTATGACGAAAATATCAATACAGATGAACCTGTAATAATAGAGTGCGTTTTAGATAGAAAGAAAAATGTATACCAGACACTGGTACATCCAAATCTTTAGATAATAAGGAGCGAAAATATGAAAAGAGAACTTTTGATAACGGCGAAAAATAAAATAAGTACTCATTCAAGAATTTACAATTTGTTTAATAAAAAAGGGTATAATCTAGAAAGTGTTGTTGCACATCCTTGTAAGGAAGACCCTGAAAACATAAAAATGACTCTCGCCGTCGTCAAAAGTGATCAAGCTCTCTTAGAACAGATAAGGTTAAATCTTTATAAACTAGTCGATATAGTAAGTGTTGAGATAGTATAATGTTTTCCACACCATTAAAATAAATCAAAAACAAACAAGGGGGAATAGAAAAATGGCAGTAACTGTATACACAGAAAAGGATTGTAACATCGATATCTTAAAAGGGAAAAAAGTAGTAGTAGTTGGATTTGGAAGTCAAGGACATGCACATGCTTTAAACCTTTTTGATTCAGGGGTGGATGTTACAGTAGGTTTAAGAGAAGGGTCTCCAACAATGGAAAAAGTAAGGGCTGCAGGCCTTAAAGCTGATACAATAGCAAATGCAGTAAAAGGTGCAGATGTTGTAATGCTTCTTATTCCAGATGAATCTCAAGGAAAGATCTATGCTGAGCAGATCGAACCAAACCTTAAAGAGGGAGCTTACTTAGGATTCGGACACGGATTCAATGTTCTTTACAATATCGTAAAATTGAGATCAGACTTAAATGTATTTCTAGCAGCACCTAAAGGACCTGGACACATGGTTAGAAGAACTTTTGTTCAGGGTACAGGTACACCGGGGCTTATCGCAATCGAGCAAGACCCTTCAGGAAATACAAAGGAGATCGCACTTGCATGGGCTCAAGGATTTGGAGGAGCAAGAGCAGGTATAATTGAGACTACCTTTAAAGAGGAAACTGAAACTGATCTTTTCGGAGAACAAGCAGTTCTTTGCGGAGGAGTTACAGAGCTTATGAAAGCCGGATTTGAAACTCTTGTAGAGGCTGGGTATGAGCCAGAAATGGCATACTTTGAGTGTGTACATGAGATGAAGCTAATCGTTGACATGATCATAGACGGTGGATTCACATCAATGAGAGATTCTATCTCAAATACTGCTGAATATGGTGATTATATTACTGGAACTAAAGTGATCACCAAAGAGTCTAGAGAGGGAATGAAGGCAGTACTAAAGGATATCCAAGATGGTACATTTGCTAAAAACTTCATAAAAGAGTGCGAGACAATGGAATTTATGAATGCAAAGAGAAAGTCTGAGCAGGAACATCAGTTAGAAAAAGTAGGAAATGAATTAAGAGGAATGATGTCTTGGCTTAAAAAATAAGCTGAGAATAATATCTACGTGTTATTATGGGCAGTTGCCTTGGACGGGATTACCTTTCAAGGCAACTGCCTTATTATTATATATAGCTTTGGTGTTAAGCAAAAAATAATTCAAAAATCGTGTCTTAGTTTTGGCATCACTTTTTCTAGTAGCAGAATTTATGTCTCAACTTGGATTTATTACATTATGGAGATACGTAGCTTTCACAAACTAAATATTATCATCATTTACCTTATGGACGTTTACTTATTTCCAGATCAAAAATAATAAAAATAAAGTTGGGAAAATGTAGGATATTTAGAGAGGTTTTAATCCCATATTTCAGAAAGGATCATTTTTGCAGACAGATCTTTCTGAAAAAGAATGGTTAATATAAAAATGGGTTGACACTAAACAAATTTTGAGTTACAATAAATCAATTTGAAAAAAGGTATCTGAAAAATTTGTATAATCTACATGTGAAAAATTCAATTAATTATAGTGCGTTGTTTTGTTGGTAAAGATTAGAGATGGCAGTTGCCAAGACTTTAATAGACCATTGCAAAGTAATTTCTTTGTGTTGGCCTTTTTTTTATGCTGATTTTTTAGAAAAGTCTTTGAAAAAGTATTTTTGAATTATTCGAATTCAAAAATACATAAACTGTAATATATAGACACTGTTTTAAATTTTAAAAGAGCAGTTCTGTTTACAGAATAATATTGAATATAACTTTCTTAAATATAAAACTTCAAGGAGGTAAAAAAAATTGGAACAAATATTGGAACAAATTGCACACATTTCAGCCCTGAATCATTTTTTTATCACGATGCTTATCCTAATAACTATGGTACTGGTGTCAAGAACATTCGTAGCCGGGACTAAATACTCTTCTATATTATTAATTGTTGTATTTGGACTGGCAATGGGATTCTTATTGGTAAAAAGTGAAATGGCGACTCCGGGATTAGTTGAATTCCCTATGGTAGTATTGGCAAGTAGAACTACAGTTATAGCTCTTATAGCATCTTTCTTCGTAGGTGGACAGGAGATAAAGAAGATATTATTTAAAGAGGACCTCAAAATAGACGATATAATGATACCGTCTAAAGAGGAGACAATTCTTGGAACAAACAGTACACAGATTTTCTTTCTGATAAGAGCATTTTTTATTTTAATAGGTATTCAGACAACTCATAGTTTAATAATTGGAGTTCAAGGAGAAGGTGTTTTAGGACAATCTTACATGCTACTGGCATATCTTAGTATCGTATTATCGATAATATTTATCGACAACAAAGCTAAAATAGCAAGTAAGCAGAGCTACATCAGAAAGGGATTAGTTGAAATAGTCGGTATACTGGCTGTGCTTATGCTTTCACTGAAAATAGCGACAGTTATTAAGCCTGTCATTGCACTTCCACAGATTTTCTTTGCCATGCTTATATCTGCAGGTCTAGGAATGGTATTTTCAAACTGGAAATTCGGACCGACACTGAATTCACTATTATTTGCAGGAATCCCAATAGTACTGGCAGGAAGTTTCCTGGTGGGTGGATCTAGAATGGCAGATGCTTTCCAAATAGCAGGGGTTAAGAATGTTATGATTTATGGATTTGCAGGTCAGGTATTCTGGATGTTCTCAGGACTTGCTATACTGATATTTTTGTGTAAAGCAAATAACGTAAGAAATCTAGCTCCAGGAATGGCAGGAGCACTTTCCCACTCTGGACTTACTGGGGCATGTACCGGTGGAGACCTCGGAGAAAAAGCGGCCTCAAGAGCACCTATAATGATAAACATTCCATTCTTTGGACATATATTTGTATTTTCTATCTTGGCTGCCAGTGCGAAGCGTGGGAGCATCATAGTGGGATGGACTCTTCCTCTTATTTGTGTAGGTCTTGTTATAGTCGCTTTTGCGGTGGCAACTCTCAGAAAAGCTGATGGAGATGACGGGCAAGAGGTAAAAGGTCTGATGCAGTTTGCATTCGGATGGCAGGTAATAGCTGTATTCGGAAGTTTTACTATGTTAAACATGGCAGGAATGCCTTTAGACCAGGTTTCGATAGCAGTATCTTCAGCACTTTCTCACTTCGGTCTATTTGCTGCGGTACAGGGAGGAATGTTCGGAGGAAGTGCAGCAGCTCTTATAGCATTTATTTTTGCAATGCCTTTCTTGGTTCATCCGTTAGTATTTGGAATGTTTGGTAAAGCTGCAGAAAATGAAGGGAAGATGTCTTCTAAAATTGTTCTTGGACTTACCGTAGCCGGATTTATAGGCGTTGTATATTCACTTATGACTATCTAATATGATGAGTTTCTAAGGAAACTTTGTGTATGTTTGGAATAAAAAAAGTAGCCGGCAGTTTGCCGGCTACTTTTTTTAATATCTATTCTATACACATTTACACCTCAAAAACTTCAATATTGTAAATTTTTGAATTCACCTTAATTCTAAAAGTTTTTCCTAGACTCTTATTTCTGGAATTTATCTCATTTTTCATCTTTTTCATAATTTCCATATCTTCTCTCAATATCCTTTGCCCATCTTCCACAGTAATCTCTTTAAAGCTTAAGGTGTCTCCAGGTCTTGCCTGTGCTAGCTTTTTAAGATCCGAACTTATAACAGTTGCGATTTTTGTATAACCTCCTGTTGTTTGACAGTCAGCCATCATGATAATTGGTTTTCCATGTCCCGGAACCTGTATAGAACCAGCAACAATTCCGTCAGACAAAATATCTCCCCCGGATACATGTTCTATTTTTTCTCCTTCTAATCTTACTCCCATTCTATCGCATTCGTTGGTGATATTATATATTTTTGAGAGGAAGGTATCAATCCCTTTAGGGGTGAAATAGTCATCCTGAGGACCCAAGATAACTCGTAGTTCATAATGATCAGAAAATAAAGGCTTATATTTTTGTGGAAGTTTTTTTTCAAAAGATGAAAATTCCAAATTTTTCAATTTTAGTATATCTCCGGACTTTAGCTGTCTTCCTTCAAAACCTCCGATTCTTGCTTTCATGTAAGTAGATCTGCTTCCCATTATCTCTGGAACGTCAATTCCACCTGAAAAAGATATATATCCACGACATCCACTGCCCATTATACTGAATGATAGTTCATCTTCTGGGCTTATTTTTATTGATTCCCAAGTCGGCATTGAATTCCCATTTACTTTTGGAAATGACTCTCCTCCTGTTATAGCTATTGTGCAGTGGGATCTAAACTTTATTTTTGGACCGAGCATGGTAAACTCAAGGACCGCCTCATTTTCATTGTTTCCTAGGAGCATATTGGCAACTTTGTAGGAGAAACTGTCCATGGCTCCTGAAACAGGTACCCCAGATTTTTGATATCCATACCTTCCAGAATCCTGGATGAGCGTAAGAGGTCCGGAGTTTAAAATCTCAAATTCTTTCATCTCAGTTTATCCTCCTTTGGGTATTTTTTTATCTGGTATATATTTTTTTCTACAGAATTTTTTATTTTATTATATTCATCCCAGCTCACAGGAACAAATTTTATATAGTTTCCTGCATCTAAGAGTATGGGAGGCTCTCTGTGAGCATCGTACAAGTTTACAGGAGTTCTTCCAATGATCTGCCATCCTCCCGGACTTTCAATAGGGTAAATCCCAGTCTGGTTTCCTGCAATTCCAACAGAACCTTTTTTTATTTTGGTTCTGGGGGTCCCAAGTCTCGGAGTGGAAATTTTTTCGTCCATTCCTC from uncultured Ilyobacter sp. includes these protein-coding regions:
- the ilvB gene encoding biosynthetic-type acetolactate synthase large subunit; amino-acid sequence: MKGAQILLETLKHLGIKEIFGYPGGAVLSIFDALREDEDIRFILPRHEQGASHAADASGRLTGIPGVCLATSGPGATNLVTGIMTAYMDSSPMIAITGQVSRSNKGKDVFQEVDIVGVTLPITKHNYSVESLEELPVILKEAFHIATTGRPGPVLIDLPADIQNEDMTEERFRILLNQELELFPSLHIPKLDMSKVKEAIELLKMSKRPLIISGAGVIRSDAADELYEFATKNNIPVTSSLLGLGGFPGDSKLFLGMGGVHGSIATNIIIQEADFVLAVGTRLDNRLTCDADGFLDQAKVVHIDIDPAENKKIIVADVFIQGDAKEALNKMSELSEGKKEQLWLDRVDELRGKYSPTKFSEKYSLEPRRIFEILSEKTDENAIITTDVGQHQMWVAQYYKFRKPKTFITSGGAGAMGFGIPAAIAAKIKRPDTTVISVVGDGGFQMCVGEIIMLKQYKLPVKILIINNSTLGMVKQLQDTFKGGKHFGVYLDVNPDFIDIAKAYGLKGVRVTNEEELVRAYDENINTDEPVIIECVLDRKKNVYQTLVHPNL
- a CDS encoding biotin-dependent carboxyltransferase family protein; protein product: MKEFEILNSGPLTLIQDSGRYGYQKSGVPVSGAMDSFSYKVANMLLGNNENEAVLEFTMLGPKIKFRSHCTIAITGGESFPKVNGNSMPTWESIKISPEDELSFSIMGSGCRGYISFSGGIDVPEIMGSRSTYMKARIGGFEGRQLKSGDILKLKNLEFSSFEKKLPQKYKPLFSDHYELRVILGPQDDYFTPKGIDTFLSKIYNITNECDRMGVRLEGEKIEHVSGGDILSDGIVAGSIQVPGHGKPIIMMADCQTTGGYTKIATVISSDLKKLAQARPGDTLSFKEITVEDGQRILREDMEIMKKMKNEINSRNKSLGKTFRIKVNSKIYNIEVFEV
- a CDS encoding ACT domain-containing protein, with protein sequence MKRELLITAKNKISTHSRIYNLFNKKGYNLESVVAHPCKEDPENIKMTLAVVKSDQALLEQIRLNLYKLVDIVSVEIV
- the ilvC gene encoding ketol-acid reductoisomerase, whose translation is MNQKQTRGNRKMAVTVYTEKDCNIDILKGKKVVVVGFGSQGHAHALNLFDSGVDVTVGLREGSPTMEKVRAAGLKADTIANAVKGADVVMLLIPDESQGKIYAEQIEPNLKEGAYLGFGHGFNVLYNIVKLRSDLNVFLAAPKGPGHMVRRTFVQGTGTPGLIAIEQDPSGNTKEIALAWAQGFGGARAGIIETTFKEETETDLFGEQAVLCGGVTELMKAGFETLVEAGYEPEMAYFECVHEMKLIVDMIIDGGFTSMRDSISNTAEYGDYITGTKVITKESREGMKAVLKDIQDGTFAKNFIKECETMEFMNAKRKSEQEHQLEKVGNELRGMMSWLKK